The Mycolicibacterium flavescens genome has a segment encoding these proteins:
- a CDS encoding FAD/FMN-dependent dehydrogenase has protein sequence MSLTERLAEIVGKAYVSSDPDVLAARVVDHTGRYRGRASALVRPGSADEVAAVLRACRDAGAYVTVQGGRTSLVAGTVPEHDDVLLSTERLRDIGDVDVTERRIPVGAGVTLAEVQRAAGEAGLVFGVDLAARDTATVGGMASTNAGGLRTVRYGNMGEQVIGLDVALPDGSVVHRHSRVRMDNTGYDLASLFVGAEGTLGVITALDLRLHPTPPHRVTAICGFADLDALVTAGRIFRDLDGIAALELIDARASALTAEHAGVSAPVDGAWQLLIELAGDTDQTDRLADAIGGADLCGEPAVGVDTAAQQRLWLVREAIAEVLGVYGPPLKFDVSLPLSAIAQFAADAVRLVGRHAPDAIPVLFGHVGEGSLHLNLVRCTLDSQAEHALYSAMMDLIAHLGVNVSSEHGVGTRKRPYLAMSRTDADIAAMRTVKAAFDPSGYLNPAVLFD, from the coding sequence ATGAGCCTGACCGAGCGGCTGGCCGAGATCGTCGGGAAGGCCTACGTCAGCAGCGACCCCGACGTGCTCGCCGCACGCGTCGTCGACCACACCGGGCGGTACCGCGGCCGGGCCAGCGCCCTGGTGCGGCCGGGGTCGGCCGATGAGGTCGCGGCGGTGCTGCGGGCCTGCCGCGATGCCGGTGCCTACGTCACCGTGCAGGGCGGGCGCACATCGCTGGTGGCGGGCACCGTTCCCGAGCACGACGACGTGCTGCTGTCGACCGAGCGACTGCGTGACATCGGTGACGTCGACGTCACTGAACGTCGAATCCCGGTGGGCGCCGGCGTGACTCTGGCCGAGGTGCAGCGGGCGGCCGGCGAGGCGGGGCTGGTGTTCGGCGTCGACCTGGCCGCGCGCGACACCGCGACCGTCGGGGGGATGGCGTCGACGAACGCCGGCGGGCTGCGCACCGTCCGCTACGGCAACATGGGCGAGCAGGTGATCGGATTGGATGTGGCGCTGCCCGACGGTTCGGTCGTGCACCGGCACAGCCGGGTGCGGATGGACAACACCGGCTACGACCTGGCGTCGCTGTTCGTCGGGGCGGAAGGCACTTTAGGCGTCATCACCGCGCTCGATCTGCGGCTGCACCCCACGCCGCCACACCGGGTGACCGCGATCTGCGGGTTCGCCGACCTCGACGCGCTCGTCACCGCCGGGCGGATCTTTCGCGACCTGGACGGCATCGCCGCACTGGAGTTGATCGACGCGCGCGCCAGCGCGTTGACCGCCGAGCACGCCGGGGTGTCCGCGCCCGTCGACGGGGCCTGGCAGCTTCTGATCGAACTGGCGGGCGACACCGACCAGACCGATCGACTCGCCGACGCGATCGGGGGCGCAGACCTGTGCGGCGAACCCGCCGTCGGCGTCGACACCGCCGCACAGCAGCGACTCTGGCTGGTGCGCGAGGCCATCGCCGAAGTGCTCGGCGTGTACGGGCCGCCGCTGAAGTTCGATGTTTCGCTTCCGCTTTCGGCCATCGCGCAGTTCGCCGCCGATGCCGTTCGACTCGTCGGCCGCCACGCGCCCGACGCGATTCCGGTGCTGTTCGGTCATGTCGGCGAGGGCAGCCTGCACCTGAACCTCGTGCGGTGCACGCTCGACAGCCAAGCCGAACACGCCCTGTACTCGGCGATGATGGACCTCATCGCCCACCTCGGCGTCAACGTCAGCAGCGAGCACGGCGTCGGCACCCGCAAGCGCCCGTACCTCGCAATGTCGCGCACCGACGCCGATATCGCGGCCATGCGCACGGTGAAGGCGGCCTTCGACCCGTCCGGCTACCTCAACCCCGCGGTGCTGTTCGATTAG
- a CDS encoding RecB family nuclease — MFVASEGAETRVVYSASDLAAAARCEYALLRAFDAKLGRGPAVASEDELLARTAQLGDEHEQRHLDLLRDGADVAIIGRPPYTIDGLTAAAEQTRRAVERRAEVIYQAAMFDGRFVGFADFLILERDADGERYRLRDTKLARSVKVEALLQLAAYAETLAAAGVPVAEEVELILGDGATASYRIDELLPVYRPRREALQRLLDDHFASGEPVDWADDTVRACFRCPECEAQVRAGDDLLLVANMRVSQRARLLDAGISTVAELARHEGPVAELPARTLTALREQARLQLAPRVEGKPPYQIVDAQPLTLLPDPDKGDLFFDFEGDPLWSADGREWGLEYMWGVLEVGGGFRPLWAHDRPSERKALVDFLKLVRQRRKRYPKMHIYHYAAYEKTALLRLAGRYGVGEDEVDDLLRSGVLVDLYPLVRKSIRVGTENYSLKSLEPLYMGSELRTGDVTTATESITMYARFCELRAEGRRDEADNMLKKIEDYNRYDCRSTHRLRDWLIKIAIESSVPPLGPQPVTQSVAVEDTDQLARTLMDFAGDGVAQRSPQQTAVALMAAARGYHRREDKPFWWAHFDRLNSPVDEWGDTSDVFLVDADGVAVVKDWHLPSTRARKQQRWLELTGALEGGDVSREVFALYEPPSPAGMADNADRRAAGNADVIEVDDPPTRVVICERETPAGTFTQTPFALTPRNIVPNKKLREAIDSAAAEVAAALPDLPRTAVVDILLRRPPRTRSGALLPRTGDVTADIAAAVLDLDSSYLAVHGPPGTGKTYTAARIIARLVNDHQWRIGVVAQSHAVVENLFRDLIKAGVAPERIAKKDCPDDVGCQAIDKDEYAAFIADHAGCVIGGTAWDFANDTRVEARSLNLLVIEEAGQYCLANTIAVARAADSLMLLGDPQQLPQVSQGHHPEPVDASALGWLVQENRTLPEQFGYFLDRSHRMHPAVCARVSRLAYQGRLQSAEGQPAARRLDGQAPGVRVVPIPHDGNSTSSPEEAEAIVAATLTLLGSDWTDEHGTRALTQKDVLVVAPYNAQVLLLRDYFENAGLPDVAVGTVDKFQGRQAPVVFVSMTASSIDDVPRGISFLLNRNRLNVAVSRAKYLSVIVRSEALTEYLPSTPDRLIELGAFLSLGASDTPT; from the coding sequence GTGTTCGTGGCCTCCGAGGGCGCCGAAACCCGCGTCGTATACAGCGCATCCGATCTCGCAGCGGCAGCCCGCTGCGAGTACGCGCTGCTGCGCGCGTTCGACGCCAAGCTCGGGCGAGGTCCCGCCGTCGCGAGCGAGGACGAGCTGTTGGCCAGGACGGCTCAGCTCGGCGATGAGCATGAACAGCGACACCTCGATCTGCTGCGCGACGGGGCCGACGTCGCGATCATCGGCAGGCCTCCGTACACGATCGACGGGCTGACCGCCGCCGCCGAGCAGACGCGTCGCGCTGTGGAGCGCCGCGCCGAGGTGATCTACCAGGCCGCGATGTTCGACGGCCGATTCGTCGGCTTCGCCGACTTCCTGATCCTGGAGCGGGACGCCGACGGTGAGCGGTATCGATTGCGCGACACCAAGCTCGCGCGCTCGGTGAAGGTCGAGGCGCTGCTGCAGTTGGCCGCCTACGCCGAAACACTCGCGGCCGCGGGTGTGCCGGTGGCCGAGGAGGTCGAGCTGATCCTGGGCGACGGCGCCACCGCGAGCTACCGCATCGACGAACTGCTCCCGGTCTATCGCCCGCGGCGCGAAGCCCTGCAGCGCCTGCTCGACGACCACTTCGCGTCGGGCGAGCCGGTCGACTGGGCCGACGACACCGTGCGCGCGTGCTTCCGCTGCCCGGAATGCGAGGCCCAGGTCCGCGCCGGCGACGACCTGTTGCTGGTGGCGAACATGCGGGTGAGCCAACGGGCGCGCCTGCTCGACGCGGGCATCAGCACGGTCGCCGAACTCGCGCGACACGAAGGACCGGTCGCCGAGCTTCCGGCCCGGACCCTTACCGCACTGCGGGAGCAGGCCAGGCTGCAGCTGGCGCCGCGGGTGGAGGGCAAGCCGCCGTATCAGATCGTCGACGCCCAACCGTTGACCCTGCTACCCGACCCCGACAAGGGCGACCTGTTCTTCGACTTCGAAGGCGACCCCCTGTGGAGCGCCGACGGCCGCGAGTGGGGCCTGGAGTACATGTGGGGAGTGCTCGAGGTCGGCGGCGGTTTCCGGCCGCTGTGGGCGCACGACCGTCCGAGTGAGCGTAAGGCCCTTGTCGACTTCCTCAAGCTGGTGCGCCAGCGCCGCAAGCGGTATCCGAAGATGCACATCTACCACTACGCGGCGTACGAGAAGACGGCGCTTCTCCGGTTGGCCGGGCGCTACGGGGTCGGCGAGGACGAGGTCGACGACCTGCTGCGCAGCGGTGTTCTGGTCGACCTGTATCCATTGGTGCGCAAGAGCATTCGCGTCGGCACCGAGAACTACAGCCTGAAGTCCCTGGAGCCGCTGTACATGGGCTCCGAACTGCGCACCGGCGACGTCACCACCGCCACGGAATCGATCACGATGTACGCGCGGTTCTGTGAGCTGCGCGCCGAAGGTCGCCGCGACGAAGCCGACAACATGCTCAAGAAGATCGAGGACTACAACCGCTACGACTGCCGATCGACCCACCGGCTGCGCGACTGGCTGATCAAGATCGCGATCGAGTCGAGCGTCCCGCCGCTCGGGCCGCAGCCGGTCACCCAGAGCGTCGCGGTCGAGGACACCGATCAACTGGCGCGCACGCTGATGGACTTCGCCGGAGACGGTGTGGCCCAGCGCAGTCCGCAGCAGACGGCCGTGGCGTTGATGGCCGCCGCGCGTGGATATCACCGCCGCGAGGACAAACCGTTCTGGTGGGCGCATTTCGACCGGTTGAACAGTCCTGTCGACGAGTGGGGTGACACCAGCGACGTGTTCCTGGTCGACGCCGACGGCGTGGCGGTCGTCAAGGACTGGCATCTGCCGTCGACGCGGGCCCGCAAACAGCAGCGCTGGCTGGAACTGACCGGGGCGCTGGAGGGCGGTGACGTCAGCAGAGAGGTGTTCGCACTGTATGAACCGCCGTCGCCCGCGGGCATGGCGGACAACGCGGACCGGCGCGCGGCCGGCAACGCCGACGTCATCGAGGTCGACGACCCGCCCACCCGGGTGGTGATCTGCGAACGCGAAACCCCTGCCGGGACGTTCACGCAAACCCCGTTCGCGCTGACGCCGCGAAACATCGTGCCCAACAAGAAGTTACGTGAGGCCATCGACAGCGCGGCCGCAGAGGTCGCCGCTGCGCTACCGGATCTGCCGCGCACGGCGGTGGTCGATATCCTGCTGCGCCGGCCGCCGCGCACCCGCAGCGGCGCCCTTCTTCCCCGCACCGGCGATGTCACCGCCGACATCGCCGCCGCGGTGCTCGACCTGGACTCGTCGTATCTGGCGGTGCACGGCCCACCCGGGACCGGCAAGACGTACACGGCCGCCCGGATCATCGCCCGCCTGGTCAACGACCACCAGTGGCGCATCGGTGTCGTGGCGCAGTCACATGCGGTGGTGGAGAACCTCTTTCGCGACCTGATCAAGGCAGGCGTGGCCCCTGAGCGCATCGCCAAGAAGGACTGTCCCGACGACGTCGGTTGTCAGGCGATCGACAAGGACGAGTACGCCGCGTTTATCGCCGACCACGCCGGCTGCGTCATCGGCGGCACCGCATGGGATTTCGCGAACGACACCCGCGTGGAGGCCCGCAGCCTGAACCTGCTGGTGATCGAGGAGGCTGGCCAGTACTGCCTGGCCAACACCATCGCGGTGGCCAGGGCGGCCGACAGCCTGATGCTGCTAGGCGACCCGCAACAGCTGCCTCAGGTCAGCCAGGGCCACCATCCCGAGCCGGTCGACGCATCGGCGCTGGGCTGGCTGGTGCAGGAGAACCGCACGCTGCCCGAACAATTCGGCTACTTCCTCGACCGCTCCCACCGAATGCATCCCGCGGTGTGCGCCCGGGTGTCCCGGCTCGCCTACCAGGGCAGGCTGCAGTCCGCGGAGGGCCAGCCGGCAGCGCGCCGCCTTGACGGCCAGGCTCCCGGTGTGCGCGTGGTGCCCATTCCCCACGACGGCAACTCCACGAGCAGCCCTGAAGAGGCCGAAGCCATTGTCGCGGCGACACTGACGCTGCTCGGCAGCGACTGGACCGACGAGCACGGCACCCGCGCGCTGACCCAGAAGGACGTCCTGGTCGTCGCCCCCTACAACGCCCAGGTACTGCTGCTGCGCGACTATTTCGAGAACGCCGGGCTGCCCGACGTCGCGGTCGGCACCGTGGACAAGTTCCAGGGCAGGCAGGCGCCGGTGGTGTTCGTATCGATGACGGCGTCCTCCATCGACGATGTGCCGCGCGGAATATCGTTTCTGCTCAACAGGAATCGACTCAACGTCGCGGTCAGCCGCGCGAAGTATCTCAGCGTGATCGTCCGGTCGGAGGCGCTCACCGAGTATCTGCCGAGCACACCGGACCGCTTGATCGAGTTGGGCGCGTTCCTGTCGCTGGGCGCGAGCGACACACCGACGTGA
- a CDS encoding cullin, a subunit of E3 ubiquitin ligase, with the protein MDTNSLPFIGTEGLAAGGVTRRTLVSRHNMVYRNVYLPKGVTLTPERRAVAAWLWSRRNATIAGLSAAALYGSRWIDENLPAELIRGEACAVDGITIQRAKLRAEEIGIVHGMPVTTPVRTAFDLGRWGSLETAIIRVDALANATGLKPVDVERLAETRRGARGIVQLRRVLELMDGGAESPQETRTRLLLLAAGFPRPQTQILVADEYGSFIGRVDMGWEEFKVGVEYDGPQHWDDPAQHARDIDRLAELAGQRWLIIRASRDILRTRPHIFLARVRDAMQARGWPRSDEVRLDARIAWL; encoded by the coding sequence ATGGATACGAATTCATTGCCGTTCATCGGCACCGAGGGGTTGGCGGCAGGCGGAGTGACCAGGCGAACACTGGTCAGCCGCCACAACATGGTCTATCGCAATGTCTACCTGCCGAAAGGGGTGACGCTGACGCCGGAGAGACGGGCGGTTGCGGCGTGGCTGTGGTCCCGGCGAAACGCCACGATCGCCGGACTATCCGCCGCGGCGTTGTACGGATCCCGATGGATCGACGAGAACCTGCCCGCCGAATTGATCCGTGGCGAGGCCTGTGCTGTCGACGGAATCACCATCCAGCGGGCGAAACTGCGCGCTGAGGAGATCGGCATCGTCCACGGAATGCCGGTGACCACGCCGGTGCGAACGGCGTTCGACCTCGGCCGCTGGGGCAGCCTCGAGACGGCGATCATCAGGGTCGACGCGCTGGCGAACGCCACCGGTCTCAAGCCGGTCGACGTCGAGCGTCTCGCCGAAACGCGTCGTGGCGCCCGCGGCATCGTGCAGCTGCGGCGGGTGCTCGAGTTGATGGACGGCGGCGCGGAGTCGCCGCAGGAAACCAGGACACGCCTGCTGCTGCTCGCCGCCGGATTTCCGAGGCCGCAAACGCAGATCCTCGTCGCTGACGAGTACGGCTCCTTCATCGGCCGCGTCGACATGGGCTGGGAGGAATTCAAGGTCGGCGTCGAATATGACGGTCCGCAGCATTGGGATGATCCCGCACAGCACGCGCGCGACATCGACCGGCTGGCTGAACTGGCGGGTCAGCGCTGGCTGATCATCCGGGCGAGTCGCGATATTCTGCGCACTCGCCCCCATATCTTTCTCGCGCGCGTACGGGACGCGATGCAGGCGAGGGGTTGGCCGCGTTCGGATGAGGTTCGACTCGACGCGCGAATTGCTTGGCTCTAG
- a CDS encoding protein LprE, translating into MCTVRLNGLMRSAAVLSAVLVVAVGCGASDSTVSKTPDAMPPAAPPPAGPPPSAPNAAASSAPVAADPCAVNLAAPEITRAVAELPRDPRSDQGWNPEPIAGNYNECAQLSVVIVKANTNATNPNTRAVMFHLGKFIPSGAPDTYGFNGVDTSESTGDTVALRYSNGVPGLDSVVRFRWNGNGVELIGNTGG; encoded by the coding sequence ATGTGCACGGTTCGGCTCAACGGCCTCATGCGATCGGCGGCGGTGCTCTCGGCGGTGCTGGTGGTCGCCGTCGGCTGTGGAGCAAGCGACTCGACGGTCTCCAAGACCCCCGACGCGATGCCCCCCGCCGCACCTCCCCCGGCCGGGCCGCCGCCGTCGGCCCCGAACGCGGCGGCGTCCAGCGCACCCGTGGCGGCCGATCCGTGCGCGGTCAACCTCGCCGCGCCGGAGATCACCAGGGCGGTGGCCGAGTTGCCCCGCGACCCGCGCAGCGACCAGGGCTGGAACCCGGAGCCGATCGCAGGCAACTACAACGAGTGCGCGCAGCTATCGGTCGTCATCGTCAAGGCCAACACCAACGCCACCAACCCGAACACTCGGGCAGTGATGTTCCACCTCGGCAAGTTCATCCCGAGCGGGGCGCCGGACACCTACGGGTTCAACGGCGTCGACACCTCGGAGAGCACCGGCGACACGGTCGCGCTGCGCTACTCGAACGGCGTGCCCGGCCTCGACAGCGTGGTCAGGTTCCGCTGGAACGGAAACGGCGTCGAGTTGATCGGGAACACCGGCGGCTGA
- the deaD gene encoding DNA/RNA helicase, superfamily II, with amino-acid sequence MTSAESDASHDGSTGDLTFDDLQIHPSVLRAVVDVGYETPSAIQAATIPAMMAGSDVVGLAQTGTGKTAAFAIPILSKIDTDSRATQALVLAPTRELALQVAEAFGRYGAHLPEVNVLPIYGGSSYGPQLAGLKRGAQVVVGTPGRVIDHLEKGRLDLSRLDYLVLDEADEMLQMGFAEDVERILSDTPEFKQVALFSATMPPAIRKITKKYLHDPVEVTVKAKTATAENISQRYIQVSGHRKMDALTRVLEVEEGDAMIVFVRTKQATEEVAERLKARGFAAAAINGDIPQAQRERTIAALKDGRIDILIATDVAARGLDVERISHVLNYDIPNDTESYVHRIGRTGRAGRSGSALLFVTPRERHLLKAIEKATRSKLVEAELPTVEDVNAQRVAKFRDSITEALSAPGVDVFRSIIEDYEREHDVPIADIAAALATQAHGGDEFFMVEPPPEKRREREERPRRDKPDRKPREGLATYRISVGKRHKVGPGHIVGAIANEGGLHRSDFGHITIRPDFSLVELPADLPRKTLKALENTRISGVKINLQPDRRPDKGRHKQR; translated from the coding sequence ATGACCTCCGCCGAGTCGGATGCGAGCCACGACGGCTCGACCGGCGACCTGACCTTCGACGACCTGCAGATTCACCCTTCGGTGCTGCGGGCCGTCGTCGACGTCGGCTACGAGACACCGTCGGCTATCCAAGCGGCCACCATTCCGGCAATGATGGCCGGTTCCGACGTGGTGGGTCTGGCCCAGACCGGCACCGGCAAGACCGCCGCGTTCGCGATTCCGATCCTGTCGAAGATCGACACCGACAGCCGGGCGACCCAGGCGCTGGTCCTGGCGCCGACGCGCGAGCTGGCGTTGCAGGTGGCCGAGGCGTTCGGCCGCTACGGCGCGCACCTGCCGGAGGTCAACGTGCTGCCGATCTACGGCGGGTCGTCCTACGGTCCGCAGCTGGCGGGGCTCAAACGCGGCGCCCAGGTCGTCGTCGGCACGCCGGGCCGGGTGATCGACCACCTCGAGAAGGGCCGCCTGGACCTGTCGCGGCTCGACTACCTCGTGCTCGACGAGGCCGACGAGATGCTGCAGATGGGCTTCGCCGAGGACGTCGAGCGCATCCTGTCCGACACCCCCGAGTTCAAGCAGGTCGCGCTGTTCTCGGCGACCATGCCGCCGGCGATCCGCAAGATCACCAAGAAATACCTGCACGACCCGGTCGAGGTCACGGTCAAGGCGAAAACCGCCACCGCAGAGAACATTTCGCAGCGCTACATCCAGGTCTCCGGCCACCGCAAAATGGATGCGCTGACGCGCGTGCTCGAGGTGGAAGAGGGCGACGCGATGATCGTGTTCGTCCGCACCAAACAGGCCACCGAAGAGGTCGCCGAGCGGCTCAAGGCGAGAGGCTTCGCCGCGGCAGCGATCAACGGAGACATCCCGCAGGCGCAGCGCGAGCGCACCATCGCCGCATTGAAGGACGGCAGGATCGACATCCTGATCGCGACGGATGTCGCCGCCCGTGGACTGGACGTCGAACGCATCTCGCACGTGTTGAACTACGACATCCCCAACGACACCGAGTCCTATGTGCACCGCATCGGTCGTACGGGCCGGGCGGGCCGGTCCGGGTCGGCGTTGCTGTTCGTGACGCCGCGCGAGCGCCATCTGCTCAAGGCCATCGAGAAGGCCACCCGGTCCAAGCTGGTCGAGGCGGAACTGCCCACGGTCGAGGACGTCAACGCCCAGCGGGTGGCGAAGTTCCGCGACTCGATCACCGAAGCGCTGAGCGCTCCGGGCGTCGACGTCTTCCGCAGCATCATCGAGGACTACGAACGCGAGCACGACGTGCCGATCGCCGACATTGCTGCGGCGTTGGCGACACAGGCGCACGGCGGTGACGAGTTCTTCATGGTCGAACCGCCGCCGGAGAAACGACGCGAACGCGAAGAGCGTCCCCGCCGCGACAAGCCCGACCGCAAACCGCGGGAAGGCCTGGCCACCTACCGCATCTCGGTGGGCAAACGGCACAAGGTCGGACCCGGCCACATCGTCGGCGCCATCGCCAACGAAGGCGGTCTGCACCGCAGCGACTTCGGCCACATCACCATCCGCCCGGATTTCTCGTTGGTGGAGCTGCCCGCCGATCTGCCGAGGAAGACACTCAAAGCCCTTGAGAACACCCGTATCTCGGGGGTGAAGATCAACCTGCAGCCCGACCGACGGCCGGACAAGGGCCGGCACAAGCAGAGATGA
- the oatA_4 gene encoding putative acyltransferase translates to MTLSRGLDAQGGLESVSRVERVSSLTGIRAVAALLVMLTHAAYTTGKYPQGYVGLVYSRAEIGVPIFFVLSGFLLFSPWVKASAAGRPGPSVRRYAWRRVLRIMPAYVVTVLAAYLVYHFRTAGPNPGHTWEGLLRNLTLTQIYTDNYLYSFLHQGLTQMWSLAVEVAFYAVLPLLAWLLLVVLCRRRWRPGLLIGGLAALALITPAWLILVHTTDFLPDGARLWLPSYLVWFIGGMLLSALQPLGVRAYGLACVPLAVACYFIASTPIAGEPTTSPAELREALVKVFFYTVIATLAVAPLALGDRGVYARLLSSRPMVFLGEISYEIFLIHLILMELAMVEVLHYPIYTGSIVMLFLVTFVMTVPLAWLLHRFTRVRP, encoded by the coding sequence ATGACGCTGTCGCGCGGCTTGGACGCGCAGGGCGGACTGGAATCCGTCAGCAGGGTCGAACGTGTCTCCTCGCTCACCGGTATCCGCGCCGTCGCCGCGTTGTTGGTGATGCTCACCCACGCCGCGTACACGACCGGCAAGTACCCGCAGGGCTATGTCGGCCTGGTGTACTCCCGCGCCGAGATCGGGGTGCCGATCTTCTTCGTGCTCAGCGGATTTCTGTTGTTCTCGCCGTGGGTGAAGGCGTCCGCGGCTGGGAGGCCCGGACCTTCGGTGCGCCGCTACGCCTGGCGCCGGGTGCTTCGCATCATGCCCGCGTACGTCGTCACGGTCCTTGCGGCATACCTCGTCTACCACTTCCGCACGGCGGGCCCGAACCCCGGACACACGTGGGAGGGGTTGCTGCGCAACCTCACGCTGACCCAGATCTACACCGACAACTATCTGTATTCGTTTCTGCATCAAGGGCTTACGCAGATGTGGAGCCTGGCGGTCGAGGTCGCGTTCTACGCGGTGCTGCCGCTGCTGGCGTGGTTGTTGCTGGTGGTGCTGTGCCGACGACGGTGGCGTCCGGGCCTGCTGATCGGCGGACTGGCCGCCCTGGCGCTGATCACGCCCGCGTGGCTGATCCTGGTGCACACCACCGACTTTCTGCCCGACGGCGCGCGGCTGTGGCTGCCGTCGTACCTCGTCTGGTTCATCGGCGGGATGCTGCTTTCGGCGTTGCAACCGCTGGGGGTGCGGGCGTACGGCCTGGCGTGCGTACCTCTGGCGGTGGCGTGCTATTTCATCGCGTCCACGCCCATTGCCGGAGAACCGACGACCTCGCCCGCCGAGCTGCGCGAGGCGCTGGTGAAGGTGTTCTTCTACACGGTGATCGCCACGCTGGCGGTGGCGCCGCTGGCGCTCGGTGATCGCGGCGTCTACGCCCGGTTGCTGTCCAGTCGGCCGATGGTGTTCCTCGGCGAGATCTCCTACGAGATCTTCCTGATCCACCTGATCTTGATGGAGCTGGCGATGGTTGAGGTGCTGCACTATCCGATCTACACCGGTTCGATCGTCATGCTGTTCCTCGTCACCTTCGTGATGACCGTCCCGCTGGCGTGGCTCCTGCACCGGTTCACCCGCGTGCGGCCCTGA
- the irtA_1 gene encoding siderophore-interacting protein: protein MSDKKPTRGFQGAVLKLLRAGDYRLTVTGKREISPHYLRLSFDAGGMLEGSPLHPTMWIRMWFADGEKLHQRGYTLVDPNPQADTVDIEFALHDGVASHWAENAQPGDTIEVTVLGSNFTLPEPPPAGYVIVGDTASLPAINSLLTAIGDTPARVFLEAAHDDDRQLPVARTTDVMWVDRKNAGEALVEAVAAAAFDAPDHFGWVACDNRTTRAVAKVFREQYKISKKAIKAQAYWVA, encoded by the coding sequence ATGTCGGACAAGAAGCCAACGCGAGGTTTCCAGGGCGCGGTGCTCAAGCTGCTGCGCGCGGGCGACTACCGGCTGACCGTGACCGGTAAACGCGAGATCAGCCCGCACTACCTGCGGCTGAGCTTCGACGCAGGCGGCATGCTCGAAGGCTCGCCGCTGCACCCGACGATGTGGATCCGCATGTGGTTCGCCGACGGCGAGAAGCTGCATCAGCGCGGCTACACGCTGGTCGACCCGAACCCACAAGCCGACACCGTCGACATCGAGTTCGCGCTGCATGACGGCGTCGCCTCGCACTGGGCGGAAAACGCGCAGCCCGGCGACACGATCGAGGTCACGGTGCTCGGCAGCAACTTCACGCTGCCCGAACCGCCGCCTGCCGGTTACGTGATCGTCGGCGACACCGCGTCGCTGCCCGCCATCAACTCGTTGCTGACCGCCATCGGCGACACCCCGGCGCGGGTGTTCCTGGAGGCGGCACACGACGACGACCGGCAGCTACCGGTCGCCCGCACCACCGACGTGATGTGGGTGGACCGCAAGAACGCCGGCGAGGCACTCGTGGAAGCGGTGGCCGCAGCCGCGTTCGACGCCCCCGACCACTTCGGATGGGTCGCATGCGACAACCGCACGACCCGCGCGGTGGCCAAGGTCTTCCGCGAGCAGTACAAGATCTCGAAGAAGGCGATCAAGGCTCAGGCTTACTGGGTGGCCTGA